The Nitrospirota bacterium genome includes a window with the following:
- the pyrE gene encoding orotate phosphoribosyltransferase, translating into MKERLIRLIYEKAFKYSDEPVFKLVSGRVSNYYFNCKAVTLHPEGMYLIGSIIFDMIKELPVRGIGGLTLGADPIADAVAYTSHLKNRPVEAFVVRKTAKSHGTMQWIEGNVKAGDKVVIVDDVITTGKSTIEAISRAREAGLEVVKVIALVDRQEGGCEAVLESVKDVRAGYRVVEAVVTREEVMAVYRSEHPA; encoded by the coding sequence ATGAAAGAGCGATTGATACGTCTGATTTACGAGAAGGCGTTCAAATACAGCGACGAGCCCGTCTTCAAGCTCGTCTCGGGGCGCGTAAGTAACTATTACTTCAACTGCAAGGCTGTGACCCTCCATCCCGAGGGAATGTATCTCATCGGCAGTATCATATTCGATATGATCAAAGAGCTCCCGGTCCGGGGCATCGGCGGCCTTACGCTCGGCGCCGACCCGATCGCCGATGCCGTCGCGTACACCTCGCACCTCAAGAACAGGCCTGTCGAAGCCTTTGTCGTCAGGAAGACGGCGAAGAGCCACGGGACCATGCAGTGGATCGAAGGGAACGTGAAAGCCGGGGACAAGGTGGTCATCGTCGACGACGTCATCACCACGGGCAAATCGACTATCGAGGCGATCTCCCGGGCGCGGGAGGCAGGGCTCGAGGTCGTCAAGGTCATCGCGCTCGTCGACCGGCAGGAAGGCGGCTGCGAGGCGGTGCTCGAGAGCGTAAAGGATGTCCGGGCGGGCTACCGGGTGGTCGAGGCGGTCGTTACCCGGGAAGAGGTGATGGCTGTTTACCGGAGCGAGCATCCCGCCTGA
- a CDS encoding glycine zipper 2TM domain-containing protein, protein MVSLKKSALIAATLVVLVLNACATHHYEGGAAGGLIGGIAGALLDSKNPWRGGVIGAGLGALAGATIADISVRGSREAYQSGKPVEYRTEDGRGKYRAEPVSDYYRPDEQTKCRKVRERTWENDRLVKDTVKEVCEGEKFERRY, encoded by the coding sequence ATGGTCTCACTGAAGAAGAGTGCCCTGATAGCAGCAACCCTTGTGGTCCTTGTCCTCAATGCCTGTGCCACACATCACTACGAAGGCGGCGCAGCAGGCGGTCTCATCGGCGGCATCGCCGGCGCGCTCCTCGACAGCAAAAACCCCTGGCGCGGCGGCGTCATCGGCGCCGGGCTCGGCGCACTGGCCGGGGCGACGATCGCCGACATCTCGGTCCGCGGCTCCCGCGAAGCCTACCAGAGCGGCAAGCCCGTCGAGTACAGGACCGAAGACGGCCGCGGCAAGTACCGTGCCGAGCCGGTGAGCGACTACTACCGCCCCGACGAGCAGACGAAGTGCAGAAAGGTGCGCGAGCGGACCTGGGAGAACGACCGCCTCGTCAAGGACACGGTAAAAGAGGTCTGCGAAGGGGAAAAGTTCGAGCGGAGATATTAA
- a CDS encoding ATP-binding protein, which produces MLLIVIAVLPAFALVIYAGIEQRRYAAEDAKREALRTVRLAARNQVSLIETTQQLLVTLAHVPEVRSHNAAPCSDLFKELLKRHPYYANLAAASKNGDVFCSAVPLRGPVSAADRPWFAAAVETRSSAFGSFHIGRITGKPVLVLAYPILTREERVTGVVLATLNMEWLGGLVAQAQLPEGSTITAIDGNGVVLARHPGPKEWVGRPAAEAPLVKAILAHRREGTIEAAGLDGVQRLYSFSPLLNGAGEQNAYIFVGIPSEIAFAKADHALKRNLGLLGLIAFLTVIVGWIGSDLFIMRRITPLIRAAQRLSTGDLSARTGIAHEKGEMGELARSLDHMAEALEMQVTEHKRTEEEKAKLEEQFLQSQKMETVGLLAGGIAHDFNNILTAITACGYILQMRLHEESDLKSYVDQILASSERAANLVQSLLAFSRKQEINPRLVDINATIRKVEQLLSRIIGEDIELRTLLPEGGPTVMADSGQIEQVLMNLATNARDAMPGGGTLTIETSLVEAGAPPGGSPSYMRPGTYVLIAVSDTGAGMDEGTRQRIFEPFFTTKEVGKGTGLGLATAYGIVKQHGGYINVYSEPHKGTTFRIYLPFAAMRCGEVPSAETSAPCGGNETILVAEDDDIVRGLIRDILTGAGYTVLDAVDGEDAVNLFSENKERIGLVLLDVIMPKRNGKEAYESIRKERPLTKVLFMSGYTADIIDRTGLAEKGSAFISKPVISATLLRKIREMLDA; this is translated from the coding sequence ATGCTGCTCATTGTTATCGCGGTTCTTCCGGCTTTTGCCCTCGTCATCTACGCGGGAATCGAACAGCGCCGGTATGCAGCCGAAGACGCCAAGAGAGAGGCGCTCCGGACCGTGCGTCTCGCTGCACGGAACCAGGTGTCGCTCATCGAAACAACACAGCAGCTCCTCGTAACCCTCGCGCATGTCCCTGAGGTGCGCTCCCACAACGCGGCGCCGTGCAGCGATCTGTTCAAAGAGCTGCTGAAACGCCATCCCTATTATGCCAATCTGGCGGCAGCCTCCAAGAACGGGGATGTCTTCTGCAGCGCCGTCCCCCTGCGCGGGCCGGTGAGCGCCGCCGACCGCCCCTGGTTTGCCGCCGCTGTCGAGACCCGGTCGTCGGCTTTCGGCAGTTTCCATATCGGGCGGATCACCGGCAAGCCGGTGCTCGTCCTCGCATACCCGATACTCACGCGCGAGGAGCGCGTGACCGGGGTCGTCCTGGCAACACTGAATATGGAGTGGCTCGGAGGGCTTGTTGCGCAGGCGCAGCTGCCCGAGGGCTCTACGATCACCGCTATCGACGGTAACGGAGTAGTCCTGGCCCGCCACCCCGGACCGAAAGAATGGGTCGGCAGGCCTGCAGCAGAGGCACCTCTGGTCAAAGCGATCCTTGCCCACCGCAGAGAAGGCACGATCGAGGCCGCCGGGCTTGATGGCGTACAACGCCTCTACTCCTTCAGTCCTCTCCTTAACGGAGCGGGGGAGCAGAACGCCTACATCTTCGTCGGGATTCCGTCGGAGATCGCCTTCGCAAAGGCCGATCACGCACTCAAACGGAACCTCGGGCTCCTCGGTCTTATCGCCTTCCTGACCGTTATCGTCGGCTGGATAGGCAGCGACCTCTTCATCATGCGACGGATAACGCCCCTGATACGTGCGGCGCAGCGGCTGAGCACCGGCGATCTGAGCGCGCGAACCGGCATAGCCCACGAGAAGGGCGAGATGGGCGAGCTCGCCCGATCGCTCGATCACATGGCAGAGGCGCTCGAGATGCAGGTGACCGAGCACAAGCGCACGGAGGAGGAGAAGGCCAAGCTCGAAGAGCAGTTCCTCCAGTCGCAGAAGATGGAGACCGTCGGGCTCCTCGCCGGCGGCATCGCCCACGATTTCAACAATATCCTCACCGCGATCACCGCCTGCGGCTATATCCTCCAGATGAGACTGCACGAGGAGAGCGACCTCAAATCGTACGTGGACCAGATACTCGCCTCATCGGAACGGGCCGCCAATCTCGTGCAGAGTCTCCTCGCCTTCAGCAGGAAGCAGGAGATCAATCCCCGCCTGGTCGATATCAACGCCACGATCCGCAAGGTCGAGCAGCTCCTCTCGCGCATCATCGGCGAGGATATCGAGCTCAGGACGCTCCTGCCCGAAGGAGGACCGACCGTCATGGCGGATTCGGGCCAGATCGAGCAGGTGCTCATGAATCTCGCCACCAATGCCCGGGACGCCATGCCCGGAGGGGGTACCCTCACGATCGAGACCTCGCTCGTGGAGGCCGGCGCGCCCCCGGGAGGGAGCCCCTCCTACATGAGGCCCGGGACGTATGTTCTCATCGCGGTGTCGGATACCGGCGCCGGCATGGACGAGGGGACGCGGCAGCGCATCTTCGAGCCTTTCTTCACCACGAAGGAGGTGGGCAAGGGGACCGGTCTTGGCCTCGCCACGGCCTACGGCATCGTCAAGCAGCACGGCGGGTATATCAATGTCTACAGCGAGCCGCACAAGGGGACCACGTTCAGGATCTATCTTCCGTTTGCCGCGATGCGGTGCGGTGAGGTCCCGTCGGCGGAGACGTCCGCTCCCTGCGGAGGGAACGAAACGATCCTCGTAGCAGAAGATGACGACATCGTGCGGGGATTGATCAGGGACATTCTTACCGGGGCAGGATACACGGTGCTCGATGCCGTAGACGGCGAGGATGCCGTGAACCTCTTCTCCGAAAACAAGGAGAGGATCGGCCTCGTTCTCCTCGATGTCATCATGCCGAAGCGCAACGGCAAGGAGGCGTACGAGTCGATCAGGAAAGAGCGCCCCCTCACGAAGGTGCTCTTCATGAGCGGCTACACCGCCGACATCATCGACCGGACGGGGCTGGCGGAGAAGGGATCGGCGTTTATTTCGAAGCCCGTCATCTCGGCAACGCTTCTGAGGAAGATCAGGGAGATGCTGGACGCATGA
- a CDS encoding acetolactate synthase large subunit, whose protein sequence is MNGAELLTRCLDREGVRYAFGLPGEENLALLDALEASGIEVVVARDERGASFMANAWGRLTGAPGVCFSTLGPGATNLVTGIADALLDFSPLLAITAQASGARAHKESHQYIDVVSLLKPITKWNARILSPQVIPEVTRKAFKVAMLEKQGPVHLELPEDIAEAPAEGAPLTVAPVVYPVPAPGAITRGLEMIRNARMPLILAGNGVIRNKASAELLRFAQKAGIAVINTFMGMGAVPADDPLFVSTIGLQSRDYVQCGLDRADLIIAVGYDPVEFSPKYWEPDKPILHIDTGPAEVDASYNALELVGDIRTTLQRLTEELGVEKDPGYFMRLKKDIEADAGDPALYRTEAGVSPLQVVLDIRRALDREDILVSDVGAHKIWIGRSYPAYAPNTVLISNGFASMGFALPSAIAAKLAYPERKVVAAVGDGGFMMSAADLETAVRLGVPFVTVIFNDNCYGLIQWKELTRYRRSFCVKVGNPDFVKLGEAFGCRAYRVEKSDELPGTLREALAQDAPALIDCRVDYSVNMRLTEKLGHIVCRA, encoded by the coding sequence ATGAACGGCGCCGAGTTGCTCACACGATGTCTCGACCGTGAGGGGGTGCGCTACGCCTTCGGCCTCCCGGGCGAGGAGAACCTTGCCCTTCTCGATGCCCTCGAAGCATCGGGGATCGAGGTGGTGGTCGCCCGGGACGAGCGCGGGGCATCGTTCATGGCGAACGCCTGGGGCCGGCTCACCGGCGCTCCCGGCGTCTGCTTCTCGACGCTCGGCCCCGGCGCGACGAACCTCGTCACCGGCATCGCCGACGCCCTGCTCGACTTCTCCCCCCTCCTCGCCATCACTGCCCAGGCGTCGGGAGCGAGGGCGCATAAGGAGTCGCACCAGTATATCGACGTCGTCTCCCTGCTCAAGCCCATAACAAAGTGGAATGCGCGGATACTCTCTCCCCAGGTCATCCCTGAAGTGACGCGGAAGGCCTTCAAGGTAGCGATGCTCGAAAAGCAGGGCCCGGTACACCTCGAGCTGCCCGAGGATATCGCCGAGGCCCCGGCAGAGGGCGCTCCTCTCACCGTTGCTCCCGTCGTGTACCCCGTTCCCGCTCCCGGGGCGATCACCCGGGGCCTCGAGATGATCCGGAACGCCCGCATGCCCCTCATCCTCGCCGGGAACGGGGTCATCCGGAACAAGGCGTCCGCTGAGCTGCTCCGCTTTGCGCAGAAAGCCGGCATCGCTGTCATCAACACCTTCATGGGCATGGGCGCCGTGCCTGCGGACGACCCGCTCTTCGTATCGACGATAGGGCTCCAGTCGAGGGATTACGTCCAGTGCGGCCTCGACCGCGCCGACCTCATCATCGCCGTCGGCTACGATCCGGTCGAGTTCAGCCCCAAGTACTGGGAGCCGGACAAACCCATACTGCACATCGATACCGGCCCGGCGGAGGTGGATGCCTCCTACAATGCGCTCGAGCTGGTCGGCGATATACGCACAACGCTCCAGAGGCTCACCGAAGAGCTCGGGGTCGAAAAGGACCCCGGCTATTTCATGCGGCTGAAAAAGGATATCGAGGCGGATGCCGGCGACCCTGCCCTGTACCGGACGGAAGCAGGCGTGAGCCCGCTCCAGGTCGTCCTCGACATCAGGCGCGCCCTTGATCGAGAGGATATCCTCGTCAGCGACGTGGGAGCGCATAAGATATGGATCGGCCGTTCCTATCCCGCCTATGCGCCGAATACCGTGCTGATCTCGAACGGCTTCGCTTCCATGGGGTTCGCCCTGCCCTCTGCAATTGCCGCGAAGCTCGCCTATCCCGAGAGAAAGGTCGTCGCCGCGGTCGGCGACGGGGGGTTCATGATGTCCGCTGCGGACCTCGAGACAGCGGTGCGGCTGGGCGTTCCGTTCGTCACCGTCATCTTCAACGACAACTGTTACGGACTCATCCAGTGGAAGGAGCTGACACGGTACCGGCGTTCGTTCTGCGTTAAGGTAGGCAATCCCGACTTCGTGAAGCTCGGCGAAGCCTTCGGGTGCAGGGCCTACCGGGTCGAAAAGAGCGATGAGCTCCCCGGCACACTCCGCGAAGCGCTGGCCCAGGACGCGCCGGCCCTCATCGACTGCCGTGTCGATTACAGCGTCAATATGCGGCTGACCGAAAAACTGGGGCATATCGTATGCAGAGCATAA
- a CDS encoding HAD family hydrolase gives MKLLLFDIDGTIMDSGGAGVRSLDHAFSEVFSIDDAFRDISMAGKTDLQIIKEGLVQHGFPAGNGLVPAVMEAYLRRLRIEIGNGRKHLKPGVREALSLLHGRADDCVLGLLTGNVEQGARIKLGSFALNGYFPAGAFGDDDEDRNRLLPIARRRFEELYGKAFDFGECVIIGDTPRDVYCAKPYGASCIAVATGPYRADALVRAGADVVFEDLSDTQAFLRALSIRGS, from the coding sequence ATGAAGTTGCTTCTCTTCGATATCGACGGCACGATCATGGATTCCGGGGGCGCGGGAGTGCGTTCGCTCGATCATGCCTTCAGTGAGGTCTTCTCGATCGATGACGCCTTCAGGGATATCAGCATGGCGGGCAAGACGGACCTCCAGATTATAAAGGAAGGCCTCGTACAGCACGGCTTTCCCGCGGGCAACGGCCTGGTGCCTGCGGTGATGGAGGCCTATCTGCGTCGGCTCAGGATCGAAATAGGAAACGGCCGCAAGCACCTCAAGCCGGGAGTCAGGGAGGCCCTTTCACTGCTGCACGGGAGAGCGGACGACTGCGTACTCGGGCTCCTCACCGGCAATGTCGAGCAGGGCGCCCGTATCAAGCTCGGATCATTCGCCTTGAACGGCTACTTCCCGGCAGGGGCATTCGGCGATGATGACGAGGACCGGAACAGGCTGCTTCCCATAGCGCGGAGGAGATTCGAAGAGCTCTACGGAAAGGCCTTTGATTTCGGTGAGTGCGTGATTATCGGCGATACGCCGAGGGACGTCTACTGCGCCAAACCCTACGGCGCGTCCTGCATCGCCGTCGCTACGGGCCCTTACAGGGCCGATGCCCTTGTGCGGGCAGGGGCGGATGTCGTCTTCGAGGACCTCTCCGATACGCAGGCCTTTTTGCGGGCGCTCTCGATTAGGGGCTCTTAG
- a CDS encoding FAD-dependent oxidoreductase produces the protein MSDSLYDVVIIGGGPAGLSAAQYAARAKMKVVVLDKSPTAGALAYASLIENYPGLAKPVSGRELLDIFRTQATGFGAEYVEAQVIGVSLEGEVKEVFTMDKTYQGKTVIIATGSMGRKATIKGEAEFLGRGVSYCAICDAAFYRGRTVCVLGDSEEAVKEAGLLTRFAETVYLIAPSQKLKAADDNPTLQIKNLTMITGRTVTAIEGAELVERIRMRDVQGTESTLALDGVFVYLHGSKPIIDFLQGSIEVSEEECLATTKMAETSLPGVFSAGDVTCTEVRQVVIAAAQGCIAALSAEKHVFNRKRRKYDWHG, from the coding sequence ATGTCCGATTCATTATACGATGTCGTCATCATCGGCGGCGGGCCCGCCGGTCTCAGCGCAGCCCAGTATGCGGCCCGGGCGAAGATGAAGGTGGTGGTCCTCGATAAATCGCCGACTGCCGGCGCCCTCGCCTATGCGAGCCTGATAGAGAACTACCCGGGGCTCGCGAAGCCCGTCTCGGGCAGAGAGCTGCTCGATATCTTCCGCACCCAGGCGACCGGGTTCGGCGCCGAGTATGTCGAGGCGCAGGTCATCGGTGTCTCTCTGGAGGGGGAGGTGAAAGAGGTCTTCACCATGGATAAGACCTACCAGGGGAAGACCGTCATCATCGCCACCGGCTCCATGGGAAGGAAAGCGACGATCAAGGGCGAGGCGGAGTTTCTCGGCCGCGGGGTGAGCTACTGCGCCATCTGCGACGCGGCGTTTTATCGCGGCAGGACGGTCTGTGTCCTCGGCGACTCGGAGGAGGCGGTGAAAGAGGCGGGGCTCCTGACGCGGTTCGCGGAGACGGTCTACCTCATCGCGCCCTCGCAGAAGCTTAAAGCAGCTGACGACAACCCGACTCTGCAGATAAAGAATCTCACCATGATCACTGGCCGTACGGTGACCGCTATCGAGGGAGCCGAGCTCGTCGAGCGCATACGGATGCGTGATGTGCAGGGCACGGAGAGCACGCTCGCGCTGGACGGCGTCTTCGTCTACCTCCACGGCAGCAAACCGATCATCGACTTCCTCCAGGGTTCGATCGAAGTCTCTGAGGAGGAATGCCTCGCCACCACTAAAATGGCCGAGACCTCCCTCCCCGGTGTCTTCAGCGCCGGCGATGTCACCTGCACGGAGGTGCGGCAGGTCGTTATTGCCGCAGCACAGGGATGCATCGCGGCGCTCTCGGCAGAGAAGCATGTCTTCAACAGGAAGCGGCGGAAATACGACTGGCACGGTTAA
- the mqnC gene encoding cyclic dehypoxanthinyl futalosine synthase, translating into MTRISKATALDLLQNADLLELGEQADAIRKEVHPEGTVTFIVDRNINYTNVCINKCTFCAFYREAGSADAYILSHDEIFRKIDETVSLGGTQILLQGGLHPDLGLDYYLDLLKAIKSRYTINVHGFSPPEVTYLAEKHHLTVKETLVTLNQAGLDSIPGGGAEMLSDRVREILSPRKIKSSQWLRVMEEAHRIGMRTTATMMFGSVEEPEDIIEHLEAIRSLQDRTGGFTAFIPWSFQPGNTELSKQTAASRQQPAIKPATAVDYLRVLALSRLYLDTIANIQASWVTQGLKLAQVSLRFGANDFGSTMIEENVVRAAGVSYRVSKDDIITAIKSAGFRAAQRDTYYTVLKTF; encoded by the coding sequence GTGACCAGAATCAGTAAAGCTACCGCACTGGATCTGTTGCAAAACGCCGATCTCCTCGAGCTCGGCGAACAGGCTGACGCCATCAGAAAGGAAGTGCATCCCGAAGGTACCGTCACGTTCATTGTCGACCGGAATATCAATTACACCAATGTCTGTATCAATAAATGCACCTTCTGCGCCTTTTATCGCGAGGCCGGCAGCGCCGATGCGTACATCCTCTCGCATGATGAGATATTCAGGAAGATCGACGAGACCGTCTCGCTCGGCGGCACGCAGATACTGCTCCAGGGCGGGCTCCATCCCGACCTCGGGCTCGACTATTATCTCGACCTGCTGAAAGCTATCAAGAGTCGTTATACGATAAACGTCCACGGGTTTTCTCCTCCCGAGGTCACCTACCTGGCGGAAAAGCACCATCTTACCGTCAAAGAGACGCTGGTGACGCTCAATCAGGCAGGCCTCGATTCCATCCCCGGCGGCGGAGCGGAGATGCTCTCGGACAGGGTGCGGGAGATACTGAGCCCCAGGAAGATCAAATCATCCCAGTGGCTGAGGGTGATGGAAGAGGCGCACCGCATCGGCATGCGGACCACCGCAACCATGATGTTCGGGAGCGTTGAAGAGCCCGAAGACATCATCGAACACCTCGAGGCGATACGGAGCCTCCAGGACAGGACCGGCGGCTTCACCGCCTTTATCCCATGGTCGTTCCAGCCGGGGAATACTGAGTTAAGCAAGCAAACAGCAGCCAGCAGGCAGCAGCCGGCAATCAAGCCCGCCACTGCAGTCGATTACCTGAGAGTGCTTGCGCTGTCGCGGCTCTATCTCGACACTATCGCCAATATCCAGGCCTCGTGGGTGACACAGGGATTGAAGCTCGCCCAGGTCTCCCTCCGTTTCGGCGCCAATGACTTCGGCTCGACCATGATCGAGGAGAATGTCGTGAGAGCCGCCGGCGTGAGCTACCGCGTCTCGAAGGACGATATCATCACCGCGATAAAGAGCGCCGGCTTCAGGGCAGCGCAGCGGGATACGTACTATACCGTCCTCAAGACCTTCTGA
- a CDS encoding c(7)-type cytochrome triheme domain-containing protein, with the protein MRPTLVTVASTLCGIAALLSSAVAVPTGRVLEWKCGISTVVFDGAAHAQQGLKCTDCHPKPFMMKKDHADMKMRELIEGKYCGECHDGKRAFASNTAKDCRRCHKM; encoded by the coding sequence ATGAGGCCGACACTCGTTACGGTCGCATCAACACTCTGCGGTATTGCCGCGCTCCTCTCGAGCGCCGTCGCCGTACCCACGGGGCGGGTCCTGGAGTGGAAGTGCGGCATCAGCACCGTCGTCTTCGACGGCGCCGCGCATGCACAGCAGGGGTTGAAGTGCACCGACTGTCACCCCAAACCTTTCATGATGAAAAAGGACCATGCCGATATGAAGATGAGGGAGCTCATCGAGGGGAAATACTGCGGCGAGTGCCATGACGGCAAACGGGCCTTCGCCTCCAACACGGCCAAGGACTGCCGCCGCTGCCATAAGATGTAG
- a CDS encoding HEAT repeat domain-containing protein: MNNSELRAMLLDYMEKGFLENIVDMFTHDEALYPFIIDMIRDERLRVRLGGTALVEELAKKRPEPLVRLIPEIAGLLNDGNPTVRGDGANLLDIIGHPDALPFLRAAENDEDGNVRAIVREAINDIVPNNAN, translated from the coding sequence ATGAACAATAGCGAGCTGAGGGCTATGCTCCTCGATTACATGGAGAAAGGGTTTCTCGAGAACATCGTCGATATGTTCACCCATGACGAGGCGCTCTATCCCTTCATCATCGATATGATCCGGGATGAGCGGCTCAGGGTGCGGCTCGGCGGAACGGCCCTGGTCGAGGAGCTGGCGAAGAAGAGACCCGAGCCCCTCGTCCGGCTCATCCCCGAAATCGCGGGGCTCCTCAATGACGGAAATCCTACGGTGCGCGGCGACGGGGCCAATCTCCTCGATATCATCGGGCACCCGGATGCCCTGCCCTTCCTCCGCGCTGCCGAAAACGACGAGGACGGCAACGTCAGGGCGATCGTGCGCGAAGCGATCAACGACATCGTCCCAAACAACGCAAACTAA
- the mqnB gene encoding futalosine hydrolase, with protein MIGIVISTELEAAVLLEHLAGEQRRPLQSKDFHTGLLKGAAETVLCICGVGKANAAHGTTMLIEHFRPRIVYSLGVAGAYPSAGLGVGDIAVAEREVYGDEGVVLGESFCTMERIGLPLVSKGDRVYYNELPMTVPPALEGFSPRGTFITVSSCSGTLDRGRMLERYFNGICETMEGAAVAHICTLAGVPAAGIRGISNIIEDRSGQPLRKSDIITAAETVQRFFLERVI; from the coding sequence ATGATCGGCATCGTCATCTCTACGGAGCTCGAAGCGGCGGTTCTCCTGGAACACCTCGCCGGGGAGCAGCGCCGCCCGCTGCAGAGCAAGGATTTTCATACCGGCCTCCTCAAGGGAGCGGCGGAGACGGTGCTCTGTATCTGCGGCGTAGGGAAAGCCAATGCGGCCCACGGCACGACGATGCTTATCGAGCACTTCAGACCACGGATCGTCTACTCCCTCGGTGTCGCCGGCGCCTATCCGTCGGCGGGGCTGGGGGTCGGCGATATCGCCGTTGCGGAAAGAGAGGTGTACGGCGATGAGGGAGTAGTGCTCGGGGAGAGCTTCTGCACGATGGAGCGGATCGGCTTGCCGCTCGTCTCGAAGGGAGACCGCGTCTACTACAACGAGCTCCCGATGACCGTACCTCCCGCGCTGGAAGGCTTTTCGCCGCGGGGCACCTTCATCACCGTCTCGTCCTGCTCGGGAACCCTGGACCGCGGCAGGATGCTCGAGCGGTACTTCAACGGGATCTGCGAGACCATGGAGGGAGCAGCCGTTGCCCACATTTGCACCCTCGCCGGCGTGCCCGCAGCCGGAATACGGGGGATAAGCAACATCATCGAGGACCGTTCGGGGCAGCCGCTCCGGAAGAGCGATATCATCACGGCAGCGGAAACAGTGCAGCGGTTCTTCCTGGAGCGGGTCATCTGA
- a CDS encoding OsmC family protein: MSDKERETLEASLKDYKGKINPAVKGTLTWDRELIFTGRTNEGYEIEFDAHVQWGCKPTDALLLSLAGCMGIDVVMFLQKMRAELAHFKLEIIGERNPTPPQYFTSVEMVLHIAGKGLDPKKIDRAVALSHEKYCSVYNSLRKDMEVKVRYILEEREPKKEISD; encoded by the coding sequence ATGAGCGATAAGGAGCGGGAGACGCTGGAGGCATCGCTGAAGGATTACAAAGGGAAGATCAACCCCGCAGTGAAAGGCACGCTCACCTGGGACAGGGAGCTGATCTTCACGGGAAGGACCAATGAGGGGTACGAGATAGAGTTCGATGCCCATGTCCAGTGGGGATGCAAGCCGACGGACGCGCTGCTCCTCAGCCTTGCGGGCTGCATGGGAATCGATGTGGTGATGTTTCTCCAGAAGATGCGCGCGGAGCTCGCCCATTTCAAGCTCGAGATCATCGGCGAGCGGAACCCCACGCCCCCGCAATATTTCACCTCCGTCGAAATGGTCCTCCACATAGCGGGCAAGGGTCTCGACCCCAAGAAGATCGACCGCGCCGTAGCGCTCTCCCACGAGAAGTACTGTTCGGTCTACAACTCCCTCAGGAAGGACATGGAGGTGAAGGTCCGTTATATTCTCGAAGAGCGGGAGCCGAAGAAGGAGATCAGCGACTAA